From one Gossypium hirsutum isolate 1008001.06 chromosome D08, Gossypium_hirsutum_v2.1, whole genome shotgun sequence genomic stretch:
- the LOC107911625 gene encoding cytochrome P450 78A3: protein MVSTRRGNKQTNKISSAIFLISMETNSDCFWLLFIASKCKTFSSQNSIWLLLLLCMGWLGMTLCFWLYPGGPAWGKYHWLRKRGATKHNNIIPGPRGFPVLGSMDIMLNLAHHKISAAAKCFDAKRLMAFSLGDTRVMVTCNPDVAKEILNSSVFADRPVKESAYSLMFNRAIGFAPYGVYWRTLRRIAATHLFCPKQISFTEAQRSDIASQMRSIIACRGGTGEFSVRDILKKASLNNMMCSVFGSKYQLGSSNTETEQLSQLVEEGYDLLGKLNWSDHLPWLAGLDLQKIRLRCTQLVPKVNKFVSRIIQQHKLQPETTNHDFVHVLLSLTGPDRLSDNDMIAVLWEMIFRGTDTVAVLIEWILARMVLHPEIQSRVQAELDEVVGKSRALMESDILSMVYLQAVVKEVLRLHPPGPLLSWARLAITDATIDGYHVPVGTTAMVNMWAITRDPEIWVDPLKFMPERFVSKDSSTDVEFSVLGSDLRLAPFGSGRRTCPGKTLGLATVNFWVGSLLHEFEWVQSDANPVDLTERLRLSCEMANPLKVKVQPRRR, encoded by the exons ATGGTCTCAACCAGAAGaggaaacaaacaaacaaacaaaatatcATCCGCCATTTTCCTGATCTCCATGGAAACCAACTCTGATTGCTTTTGGCTTTTGTTTATTGCTTCCAAATGCAAAACTTTCTCCTCTCAAAACTCCATTTGGCTTCTTCTTTTACTTTGCATGGGTTGGCTGGGTATGACCCTCTGTTTTTGGTTGTACCCTGGAGGCCCTGCCTGGGGTAAGTATCATTGGCTCCGCAAGAGAGGTGCCACGAAGCACAATAACATCATTCCAGGGCCACGAGGTTTCCCAGTGCTGGGAAGCATGGACATCATGCTTAATCTGGCTCACCATAAAATTTCTGCAGCAGCTAAGTGTTTTGATGCTAAACGGCTCATGGCCTTTAGCTTGGGTGATACAAGGGTTATGGTTACATGCAACCCTGATGTAGCCAAAGAGATTCTTAACAGTTCCGTTTTTGCTGATCGTCCAGTGAAAGAGTCGGCATACAGTTTAATGTTCAACAGAGCCATTGGTTTCGCTCCTTATGGGGTTTACTGGCGAACCCTCAGAAGAATTGCTGCCACACATCTATTTTGTCCTAAACAAATCAGCTTCACCGAGGCACAGAGGTCTGATATCGCCTCTCAAATGCGTTCTATAATAGCATGTCGGGGTGGAACCGGAGAATTCTCCGTACGGGATATACTCAAGAAAGCATCTCTTAACAACATGATGTGCTCGGTGTTTGGCAGCAAGTATCAACTTGGTTCGTCAAATACTGAAACTGAACAACTCAGCCAGCTTGTCGAAGAAGGTTACGACCTATTAGGGAAGCTCAATTGGTCTGATCATCTCCCATGGCTCGCTGGTTTAGACCTTCAAAAAATCCGGCTTCGATGCACCCAACTTGTTCCCAAAGTGAACAAGTTTGTGAGTAGAATCATTCAACAACATAAACTGCAACCTGAGACAACAAACCATGATTTCGTGCACGTTTTACTTTCTCTTACTGGACCTGATAGACTCTCGGACAACGATATGATTGCCGTACTTTGG GAGATGATATTTAGAGGAACGGACACTGTGGCGGTTTTAATAGAGTGGATACTAGCGAGAATGGTGCTTCACCCGGAAATCCAGTCAAGAGTGCAGGCGGAGCTTGATGAAGTTGTGGGGAAATCACGAGCGTTAATGGAATCAGATATTCTATCGATGGTTTACCTGCAGGCAGTAGTGAAGGAGGTTCTGAGGCTGCACCCGCCTGGCCCACTTCTATCATGGGCCCGGTTGGCAATCACAGACGCTACTATTGATGGTTATCACGTGCCTGTTGGGACCACAGCCATGGTTAACATGTGGGCCATCACCAGGGACCCAGAAATTTGGGTGGACCCACTCAAGTTCATGCCAGAGAGATTCGTGTCCAAGGACAGTAGTACTGATGTGGAATTCTCGGTGTTAGGGTCAGACCTCAGGCTGGCGCCATTCGGGTCAGGCCGTCGGACTTGCCCAGGTAAGACGTTGGGTTTGGCCACTGTTAACTTTTGGGTGGGATCCTTATTGCATGAATTCGAGTGGGTGCAATCGGATGCTAATCCAGTTGATCTCACCGAAAGGCTTAGGCTCTCCTGCGAAATGGCTAACCCTCTTAAGGTCAAAGTGCAGCCTAGGCGCAGATGA